The Neurospora crassa OR74A linkage group I, whole genome shotgun sequence genome segment CTTGATCTCGCGGAACTCAAACTGGACGGTGGGGTGGTTGGGGTCGCCGTTGGCGTGGTACTTGGCGAGGATGTGGAGGGCCTCGTCGTGCTTGTCCTTGGCGATGAGGAAACGGGGAGACTCGGGAACCCACCAGATACCGAGGAGCTGAATGATGGAGGGGAAAGCCTGGAGCAAGGCGGGAATGCGCCATGACCAGTCGTTGTTGATGTAGTTGGTGCCAAAGGCCAACCACGAGACGACGAGGGCACCAACGTTCCACAAGCAGTTGTAGATGGTGGTGAGACGAGCGCGGTGTTGAGGATGGGCGAGCTCGGTGAGAAGCATGGGGGAGGCGATCTGGGCGAGGGAGTTGCCAAAGCCGAGCATGGTACGGCCGCCCATGAATGTATCGAGGTTCTTGGCCGTGGCCTGGAGAACGGCACCGACGATCATGATAACGCagccgatgatgatgggggtCTTGCGGCCAAAGTTGTCGGTAAGGAGGGGGCTGTATAGTGAGGGTATCGAGTCAGTTTCGTCGAATCTGCCATGTGTTGCAATCCTCGTGAAGACTTACACAAAGGGGATGGAGCCAATGGAACCAATCTGGTAGAGAGCACCGAGCAGACCAAGCTCGGATCCTCGCGGGTCGCCAAAGTACTTAATCCAGGTCTCGAAGTTCTGCACCGAGTTGAAGAACATGCTGTGGGGGAGATGAGCGTCAGCAGGTTGTGCTTCTTGGATGTCTTGAATCCCCTTACCCATCGTAACCGGTGGTGGCCGAAGCAATGCAAAGAATGAAGGCGTAGAAGTAGAGCTTGCGAAGACCGGGGTCCTTCTTCCAGTCAACCCTCTCAAACTGAGGAGCCTCCTCCTGTATCTGATTGAGGTCGACGGCCTGAGCCACGGGCTTCTTGTTGAAGATGCCCATTTTGaatgtgatgatgttgtcttGTCTGGGTCGAATGATACAGCTGGTCCGTTCCCCTGGTACAAGTGGAGGAGAGGCTgatgaggaaaagaaaagacacACAACAAGGCGTCAGGTCATAtgggggagggaagggggattatataacGAGCTGGTGGTAGCTTTGACATATGACGGATTCGAATGGTTCGTCCATACGGAGAATGACCCAGACGGGCATCCGGACCGGGAGCGTCTTCCCATGCATGCTGCTGAGTACGTACCAAGGAGGACTAGCTTGGAGATTTTGAGAGTGTACATTGACAGGTACTGTGTGGCCAGGGGTCAGGGGGTGGGCAACCATTAGGCAGGGGGTGGGAAAGGGAACGGGAAAACCAGACCATTCAGGACCAGTCAGGACGAGCCAAACAGCTGCACCAAAGCTTAACCAATCCAACCATCTTGAccggccgccgcctccacgAGTCTCCGCTTCCGGCTGTTGGTGTGGTGTCTTTGGAGGCTGTCTTGCCTGGGGTAGCGCCAAGGGACTAGACTTGGACACAGGCTAGGCTAGTCCATCCCCGATGCTGGAGTTGGGTGGTTTATGAAAGaaggttgttgtcgtcgaccCGGATCACCGCTTGTGATGTCTAGAGTTGTGGGTTTCCGGTAGCTTGCCCTTCCCAGTCAAATCCATGCCAAGCACCAGCAGTCAAGGGTGTtcagggagagagagaagttgAAAAGTGTCTTCCACTCTCACATGCCGTATGTGGGGAACACGGTGGATGTAACCTCTCCTCCCCGACCTTCCCCAACTTTTGTGGCCTGGCTTACTCCACCTCCACAATCCGTCACCCTGGTCTGCCCCCAGTGTGTCCCGTTCTGACCCAGTATCTTTTCTCCTCGTTTTCCGTTGCCGAGCACAAGTTCGTCGTAAGTTTGGAGTGAAACTTTAAACGAGCGTTGGCTTGACGGCTGGCTCTTGTTCTCCATAGTCTCCAAAGTCTCTAGAATTCACTGTCGGGACAACCACCTCAAGGCCACGAGGAGTTATGATGGTAGAGCAAGAAGAATCTGGCATCTCCATCTTGGGTTCATACACTAGATGTCCCGTCGTAGCATTGGGCAATGACATGGACCGGTTCTGCTGCGGCTTTGACTGCTGTCGTGCCTGTGTACCGAAACTTGACCACATTCGAGACAGTGCAACTCGACGAACAACGGCACAGGTACAAGCGAGTCCAGTGGTAGCGAACGGTGAATCGAAGGGTTGTTTTGGAACGGCCAACCAGACAACAGCGGCATAGGCGGACCGAATCTGCCATGGCACATCAGCCAGGTCTCGCCAAGCGAATGCATCAGATGTGTATTCGGGTTCGGTGGCGTTTGTCGAGGCGTCTTTATCTTCTGTACTTCGAGGATGTGCTTTGCTCGACCGCATGGCGGGCGACGTCCCGATGGATACTCACATTGAGGTTTTCCTCCGGGTCGAGTATCTCGCGGTGCCGGATATGACCTGTACGGGCGCGGCACATAACGACCAACGCCGCCGTAGAATGATATAGACACGGGGCGCGATCCGGGTCGAACGGGCCCAATGTTGCCGTGTTCTTGCCCACCCGGTCTGGAGGGTTTCGTGCCTCGCCTGCTCGCTTGCTCAACCAACCGCATCAGCATTTGCCAGCGGCGGCCACCGACACAGACTAGCTCTGCCTCCCGCGGCGGCGCGTATTGCCATGTTTAAGCTATATTTCAATATCAGGCAGAATGTAGAAATCTGGGATGTCCCTTGCTTGTTGGATCTAGGACGTCCCACGTCGGGACAGGATGTACTGCGTAAATTGAGCATGCTGATCCGCTTGACAGGTCATGCTACTGCATGTGTAGTGCGGTGCGGgaagtaggtatgtacactactcgACGCTAGACGCTTCACGATAGCAGGCCTCCAGTGGGCTACAGCGGGAACCACACACGGCTTGTGATGGCGTCGAGGTGTGGTACAACCGGCCATCTGTGATTCTGGATCTCAAAGGGCCAGCGTCGTCGGCCCTTCCAGCGTACACAGGACCCAATTGATCATCAAATGGCATCACCGTGGATGTTGGTCGAGATGGCGCCAACGGCGAAGATGGTGTATCCAATAGGTTAACCATGATCCGGATTTCTCGATTCTCGGCCAGAGAGCCGCATGGTATGCACGCCCAGCTCATCATGAGTTTGTGACTTGTGGGGAATCCTGATCGACGCCACCACATTTCACTTGGGAGAAGGGAGGTCAACCGACATGTGAGCAGGCGAGCCTGACAGGTGGACAGGAAGGATTTTCCGCAAACCCGGCCCAAGAAGCGCCACAGAAGGCCGCCAGCAAGAGGCAGCTACCGGTAGGCTACCGAACACTGTTGTTGAGACAGTGTTAGCCTTCATCTGGTGATCACGAGATCCGGCCCTTGACCGTATGAAGACAAGCATGTTTGCTTCTTCGGGCTCTCACCCCAATTCCCCAGCTCTCCAGGTTTTCTTTCCCCAGCTTCCCCAGCTCTCCCCAAGCTGCCAGCCAGCAATACCCCAGAAAATCGGATGAGACGAGGACAGTGCGCGATGTACCTCTGTGTCGAGGGGAGGGTGGGAGCAAGGGAAGATTATCCGTCTTGGCACGCATTTAGCCTGAAGTGCCCCTTGGCCGTTGATGGCGAGGGATGTTGACGAATGGGCGATGCTTTTGCCTTTTGGAGGTGAACGATGTTGGTCttggcttttttttcccgTCTGATGCCCAGCCGCGGCATTGTTGGTTTTGAATGCTCGCAGATTCGGGACGAGGACCGACATTTTTTTGGTTATTTTTCTGACAGTGAATTTGACGATGGT includes the following:
- the cdt-2 gene encoding hexose transporter: MGIFNKKPVAQAVDLNQIQEEAPQFERVDWKKDPGLRKLYFYAFILCIASATTGYDGMFFNSVQNFETWIKYFGDPRGSELGLLGALYQIGSIGSIPFVPLLTDNFGRKTPIIIGCVIMIVGAVLQATAKNLDTFMGGRTMLGFGNSLAQIASPMLLTELAHPQHRARLTTIYNCLWNVGALVVSWLAFGTNYINNDWSWRIPALLQAFPSIIQLLGIWWVPESPRFLIAKDKHDEALHILAKYHANGDPNHPTVQFEFREIKETIRLEMESTKNSSYLDFFKSRGNRYRLAILLSLGFFSQWSGNAIISNYSSKLYETAGVTDSTAKLGLSAGQTGLALIVSVTMALLVDKLGRRLAFLASTGGMCGTFVIWTLTAGLYGEHRLKGADKAMIFFIWVFGIFYSLAWSGLLVGYAIEILPYRLRGKGLMVMNMSVQCALTLNTYANPVAFDYFGPDHSWKLYLIYTCWIAAEFVFVFFMYVETKGPTLEELAKVIDGDEADVAHIDIHQVEKEVEIHEHEGKSVA